The Synchiropus splendidus isolate RoL2022-P1 chromosome 1, RoL_Sspl_1.0, whole genome shotgun sequence genome includes a window with the following:
- the si:ch211-1a19.3 gene encoding uncharacterized protein si:ch211-1a19.3, producing MESPSKSSQKAKNVVIALLSIWSIISLIIIVVWSTSPDLKGASKYRSELQEMTEKLEGTKVVCSKNKIALEEMLQEAREAQERQRAENLVLLGQLNATNFTLAECRQENVNLGLNISALLDEVEQLHQRETNLTAQLQLQEELVEVLQHNMTLAALQTDACFSKKAAADSQMLAAQSETRACESSQEYLQKQLQKCKGTNSAAPPQKQQDVTSKPLQTSATGAAVPLAGIHVAVLLISSGLHLIT from the exons ATGGAGAGCCCGTCCAAGTCATCCCAGAAGGCCAAGAACGTGGTCATTGCTCTGCTGTCCATCTGGTCCATCATCTCGCTCATCATCATCGTGGTGTGGTCCACCTCGCCAGACCTGAAGGGTGCATCCAAGTACCGCTCCGAGCTGCAGGAGATGACAGAGAAGCTGGAGGGCACCAAGGTGGTGTGCAGCAAGAACAAGATAGCGCTGGAGGAGATGCTGCAGGAGGCCCGGGAGGCGCAGGAGAGGCAGAGGGCAGAGAACCTGGTGTTGCTGGGCCAGCTCAATGCCACCAACTTCACGCTGGCCGAGTGTCGGCAGGAGAAC GTGAATCTGGGTCTGAACATCAGCGCGCTGCTGGACGAGGTGGAGCAGTTGCATCAGAGGGAGACCAATCTCACGGCTcaactgcagctgcaggaag AGCTGGTGGAGGTCCTGCAGCACAACATGACTCTGGCCGCCCTCCAGACCGATGCTTGCTTCAGCAAGAAGGCGGCGGCCGACAGCCAGATGTTAGCTGCGCAAAGCGAGACCCGAGCCTGCGAGTCCAGTCAGGAGTACCTGCAGAAGCAGCT TCAGAAGTGTAAAGGGACCAACTCAGCCGCGCCCCCTCAGAAGCAGCAGGACGTGACCAGCAAACCTCtgcagacctctgccacggGTGCTGCCGTTCCGCTCGCCGGGATCCATGTGGCAGTGTTGCTCATCAGCTCTGGACTGCATCTGATAACCT GA
- the LOC128752416 gene encoding cocaine- and amphetamine-regulated transcript protein-like, which yields MSGGRMLLLAAACWLLLVFGGCRELKFERSSGPTEGDEEKELIEALQEVLEKLKSQQPPSSEKKLGWLPSCDAGEQCALRKGSRVGKLCGCPSGTVCNFDVLKCL from the exons ATGTCAGGAGGCAGGATGCTGCTGCTCGCCGCCGcctgctggctgctgctggtgtttggAGGCTGCAGAGAGCTGAAGTTTGAACGATCGAGCGGACCCACAGAAGGAGACGAGGAGAAAGAGCTG ATCGAAGCACTCCAGGAAGTTCTGGAGAAGCTGAAGAGTCAACAGCCACCATCCTCGGAGAAGAAGCTGGGCTGGCTGCCTTCG TGTGACGCCGGCGAGCAGTGTGCGTTGCGTAAAGGCTCGCGGGTTGGGAAGTTGTGTGGCTGTCCAAGTGGAACCGTGTGCAACTTTGACGTCCTCAAGTGTCTGTGA
- the LOC128752407 gene encoding survival motor neuron protein-like isoform X5 produces the protein MSVATMDNVYRGNIKESFEPAEVDPTAPLIEPLKDAGRSDYSAVEKNDKGLEVQEDALSPSATASTSVHEWKAGSPCRAVFSEDGLVYPAVVMWVEGQRCRVRYDVYNNEEEVDIGSLLQPDELPGSNRAVKPASQGPIFRSTDWRRKRREENQSGGGERSSPVRSKVEKEKPKTAVLKPTNRDSPGFPQFPDLSHMTSGEPLTFTPPPPFGGKDPDSDTASNMMMMWYMLSSATSPAAATERGSIQPAVKLQTDGRWI, from the exons ATGAGTGTGGCGACTATGGATAACGTCTATAGAGGAAATATTAAG GAGTCTTTCGAACCCGCCGAGGTGGATCCTACTGCACCCCTGATAGAGCCCCTAAAG GATGCTGGGAGGTCTGATTATTCAGCTGTGGAGAAGAATGACAAAGGTTTGGAGGTGCAGGAAGACGCACTCAGTCCTTCTGCGACTGCGTCCACCAGTGTCCAC GAGTGGAAAGCCGGGTCTCCGTGCCGGGCTGTGTTCTCCGAGGACGGACTGGTGTACCCGGCTGTGGTAATGTGGGTCGAGGGTCAGCGCTGCCGCGTTCGCTATGACGTCTACAACAACGAGGAAGAGGTGGACATCGGAAGTCTGCTACAACCTGATGAGCTGCCTGGATCCAACAGAGCAGTCAAG CCTGCCTCACAGGGCCCCATCTTCAGGTCCACGGACTGGAGGAGGAAACGCCGAGAGGAGAACCAGAGTGGAGGAGGCGAGCGCTCCTCCCCTGTG AGATCCAAAGTTGAAAAAGAGAAACCCAAGACAGCGGTGTTGAAGCCCACCAATCGCGACTCTCCTGGCTTCCCTCAGTTTCCCGACTTGTCCCACATGACATCTGGG GAGCCTCTGaccttcactcctcctcctccttttggTGGTAAAGATCCCGACAGCGACACTGCGTccaacatgatgatgatgtggtaCAT GCTCAGCAGCGCTACAAGTCCAGCTGCAGCGACTGAG AGAGGAAGCATTCAACCCGCCGTGAAGCTGCAGACAGATGGTCGCTGGATttag
- the LOC128752407 gene encoding survival motor neuron protein-like isoform X4 produces MSVATMDNVYRGNIKESFEPAEVDPTAPLIEPLKDAGRSDYSAVEKNDKGLEVQEDALSPSATASTSVHVREWKAGSPCRAVFSEDGLVYPAVVMWVEGQRCRVRYDVYNNEEEVDIGSLLQPDELPGSNRAVKPASQGPIFRSTDWRRKRREENQSGGGERSSPVRSKVEKEKPKTAVLKPTNRDSPGFPQFPDLSHMTSGEPLTFTPPPPFGGKDPDSDTASNMMMMWYMLSSATSPAAATERGSIQPAVKLQTDGRWI; encoded by the exons ATGAGTGTGGCGACTATGGATAACGTCTATAGAGGAAATATTAAG GAGTCTTTCGAACCCGCCGAGGTGGATCCTACTGCACCCCTGATAGAGCCCCTAAAG GATGCTGGGAGGTCTGATTATTCAGCTGTGGAGAAGAATGACAAAGGTTTGGAGGTGCAGGAAGACGCACTCAGTCCTTCTGCGACTGCGTCCACCAGTGTCCACGTACGG GAGTGGAAAGCCGGGTCTCCGTGCCGGGCTGTGTTCTCCGAGGACGGACTGGTGTACCCGGCTGTGGTAATGTGGGTCGAGGGTCAGCGCTGCCGCGTTCGCTATGACGTCTACAACAACGAGGAAGAGGTGGACATCGGAAGTCTGCTACAACCTGATGAGCTGCCTGGATCCAACAGAGCAGTCAAG CCTGCCTCACAGGGCCCCATCTTCAGGTCCACGGACTGGAGGAGGAAACGCCGAGAGGAGAACCAGAGTGGAGGAGGCGAGCGCTCCTCCCCTGTG AGATCCAAAGTTGAAAAAGAGAAACCCAAGACAGCGGTGTTGAAGCCCACCAATCGCGACTCTCCTGGCTTCCCTCAGTTTCCCGACTTGTCCCACATGACATCTGGG GAGCCTCTGaccttcactcctcctcctccttttggTGGTAAAGATCCCGACAGCGACACTGCGTccaacatgatgatgatgtggtaCAT GCTCAGCAGCGCTACAAGTCCAGCTGCAGCGACTGAG AGAGGAAGCATTCAACCCGCCGTGAAGCTGCAGACAGATGGTCGCTGGATttag
- the LOC128752407 gene encoding survival motor neuron protein-like isoform X3 gives MSVATMDNVYRGNIKESFEPAEVDPTAPLIEPLKVLEIAQDAGRSDYSAVEKNDKGLEVQEDALSPSATASTSVHVREWKAGSPCRAVFSEDGLVYPAVVMWVEGQRCRVRYDVYNNEEEVDIGSLLQPDELPGSNRAVKGPIFRSTDWRRKRREENQSGGGERSSPVRSKVEKEKPKTAVLKPTNRDSPGFPQFPDLSHMTSGEPLTFTPPPPFGGKDPDSDTASNMMMMWYMLSSATSPAAATERGSIQPAVKLQTDGRWI, from the exons ATGAGTGTGGCGACTATGGATAACGTCTATAGAGGAAATATTAAG GAGTCTTTCGAACCCGCCGAGGTGGATCCTACTGCACCCCTGATAGAGCCCCTAAAGGTCCTGGAAATAGCTCAG GATGCTGGGAGGTCTGATTATTCAGCTGTGGAGAAGAATGACAAAGGTTTGGAGGTGCAGGAAGACGCACTCAGTCCTTCTGCGACTGCGTCCACCAGTGTCCACGTACGG GAGTGGAAAGCCGGGTCTCCGTGCCGGGCTGTGTTCTCCGAGGACGGACTGGTGTACCCGGCTGTGGTAATGTGGGTCGAGGGTCAGCGCTGCCGCGTTCGCTATGACGTCTACAACAACGAGGAAGAGGTGGACATCGGAAGTCTGCTACAACCTGATGAGCTGCCTGGATCCAACAGAGCAGTCAAG GGCCCCATCTTCAGGTCCACGGACTGGAGGAGGAAACGCCGAGAGGAGAACCAGAGTGGAGGAGGCGAGCGCTCCTCCCCTGTG AGATCCAAAGTTGAAAAAGAGAAACCCAAGACAGCGGTGTTGAAGCCCACCAATCGCGACTCTCCTGGCTTCCCTCAGTTTCCCGACTTGTCCCACATGACATCTGGG GAGCCTCTGaccttcactcctcctcctccttttggTGGTAAAGATCCCGACAGCGACACTGCGTccaacatgatgatgatgtggtaCAT GCTCAGCAGCGCTACAAGTCCAGCTGCAGCGACTGAG AGAGGAAGCATTCAACCCGCCGTGAAGCTGCAGACAGATGGTCGCTGGATttag
- the LOC128752407 gene encoding survival motor neuron protein-like isoform X1 codes for MSVATMDNVYRGNIKESFEPAEVDPTAPLIEPLKVLEIAQDAGRSDYSAVEKNDKGLEVQEDALSPSATASTSVHVREWKAGSPCRAVFSEDGLVYPAVVMWVEGQRCRVRYDVYNNEEEVDIGSLLQPDELPGSNRAVKPASQGPIFRSTDWRRKRREENQSGGGERSSPVRSKVEKEKPKTAVLKPTNRDSPGFPQFPDLSHMTSGEPLTFTPPPPFGGKDPDSDTASNMMMMWYMLSSATSPAAATERGSIQPAVKLQTDGRWI; via the exons ATGAGTGTGGCGACTATGGATAACGTCTATAGAGGAAATATTAAG GAGTCTTTCGAACCCGCCGAGGTGGATCCTACTGCACCCCTGATAGAGCCCCTAAAGGTCCTGGAAATAGCTCAG GATGCTGGGAGGTCTGATTATTCAGCTGTGGAGAAGAATGACAAAGGTTTGGAGGTGCAGGAAGACGCACTCAGTCCTTCTGCGACTGCGTCCACCAGTGTCCACGTACGG GAGTGGAAAGCCGGGTCTCCGTGCCGGGCTGTGTTCTCCGAGGACGGACTGGTGTACCCGGCTGTGGTAATGTGGGTCGAGGGTCAGCGCTGCCGCGTTCGCTATGACGTCTACAACAACGAGGAAGAGGTGGACATCGGAAGTCTGCTACAACCTGATGAGCTGCCTGGATCCAACAGAGCAGTCAAG CCTGCCTCACAGGGCCCCATCTTCAGGTCCACGGACTGGAGGAGGAAACGCCGAGAGGAGAACCAGAGTGGAGGAGGCGAGCGCTCCTCCCCTGTG AGATCCAAAGTTGAAAAAGAGAAACCCAAGACAGCGGTGTTGAAGCCCACCAATCGCGACTCTCCTGGCTTCCCTCAGTTTCCCGACTTGTCCCACATGACATCTGGG GAGCCTCTGaccttcactcctcctcctccttttggTGGTAAAGATCCCGACAGCGACACTGCGTccaacatgatgatgatgtggtaCAT GCTCAGCAGCGCTACAAGTCCAGCTGCAGCGACTGAG AGAGGAAGCATTCAACCCGCCGTGAAGCTGCAGACAGATGGTCGCTGGATttag
- the LOC128752407 gene encoding survival motor neuron protein-like isoform X2: MSVATMDNVYRGNIKESFEPAEVDPTAPLIEPLKVLEIAQDAGRSDYSAVEKNDKGLEVQEDALSPSATASTSVHEWKAGSPCRAVFSEDGLVYPAVVMWVEGQRCRVRYDVYNNEEEVDIGSLLQPDELPGSNRAVKPASQGPIFRSTDWRRKRREENQSGGGERSSPVRSKVEKEKPKTAVLKPTNRDSPGFPQFPDLSHMTSGEPLTFTPPPPFGGKDPDSDTASNMMMMWYMLSSATSPAAATERGSIQPAVKLQTDGRWI; this comes from the exons ATGAGTGTGGCGACTATGGATAACGTCTATAGAGGAAATATTAAG GAGTCTTTCGAACCCGCCGAGGTGGATCCTACTGCACCCCTGATAGAGCCCCTAAAGGTCCTGGAAATAGCTCAG GATGCTGGGAGGTCTGATTATTCAGCTGTGGAGAAGAATGACAAAGGTTTGGAGGTGCAGGAAGACGCACTCAGTCCTTCTGCGACTGCGTCCACCAGTGTCCAC GAGTGGAAAGCCGGGTCTCCGTGCCGGGCTGTGTTCTCCGAGGACGGACTGGTGTACCCGGCTGTGGTAATGTGGGTCGAGGGTCAGCGCTGCCGCGTTCGCTATGACGTCTACAACAACGAGGAAGAGGTGGACATCGGAAGTCTGCTACAACCTGATGAGCTGCCTGGATCCAACAGAGCAGTCAAG CCTGCCTCACAGGGCCCCATCTTCAGGTCCACGGACTGGAGGAGGAAACGCCGAGAGGAGAACCAGAGTGGAGGAGGCGAGCGCTCCTCCCCTGTG AGATCCAAAGTTGAAAAAGAGAAACCCAAGACAGCGGTGTTGAAGCCCACCAATCGCGACTCTCCTGGCTTCCCTCAGTTTCCCGACTTGTCCCACATGACATCTGGG GAGCCTCTGaccttcactcctcctcctccttttggTGGTAAAGATCCCGACAGCGACACTGCGTccaacatgatgatgatgtggtaCAT GCTCAGCAGCGCTACAAGTCCAGCTGCAGCGACTGAG AGAGGAAGCATTCAACCCGCCGTGAAGCTGCAGACAGATGGTCGCTGGATttag
- the LOC128752407 gene encoding survival motor neuron protein-like isoform X6, with protein sequence MSVATMDNVYRGNIKESFEPAEVDPTAPLIEPLKVLEIAQDAGRSDYSAVEKNDKGLEVQEDALSPSATASTSVHVREWKAGSPCRAVFSEDGLVYPAVVMWVEGQRCRVRYDVYNNEEEVDIGSLLQPDELPGSNRAVKPASQGPIFRSTDWRRKRREENQSGGGERSSPVRSKVEKEKPKTAVLKPTNRDSPGFPQFPDLSHMTSGEPLTFTPPPPFGGKDPDSDTASNMMMMWYMCGFHTGTFMAQQRYKSSCSD encoded by the exons ATGAGTGTGGCGACTATGGATAACGTCTATAGAGGAAATATTAAG GAGTCTTTCGAACCCGCCGAGGTGGATCCTACTGCACCCCTGATAGAGCCCCTAAAGGTCCTGGAAATAGCTCAG GATGCTGGGAGGTCTGATTATTCAGCTGTGGAGAAGAATGACAAAGGTTTGGAGGTGCAGGAAGACGCACTCAGTCCTTCTGCGACTGCGTCCACCAGTGTCCACGTACGG GAGTGGAAAGCCGGGTCTCCGTGCCGGGCTGTGTTCTCCGAGGACGGACTGGTGTACCCGGCTGTGGTAATGTGGGTCGAGGGTCAGCGCTGCCGCGTTCGCTATGACGTCTACAACAACGAGGAAGAGGTGGACATCGGAAGTCTGCTACAACCTGATGAGCTGCCTGGATCCAACAGAGCAGTCAAG CCTGCCTCACAGGGCCCCATCTTCAGGTCCACGGACTGGAGGAGGAAACGCCGAGAGGAGAACCAGAGTGGAGGAGGCGAGCGCTCCTCCCCTGTG AGATCCAAAGTTGAAAAAGAGAAACCCAAGACAGCGGTGTTGAAGCCCACCAATCGCGACTCTCCTGGCTTCCCTCAGTTTCCCGACTTGTCCCACATGACATCTGGG GAGCCTCTGaccttcactcctcctcctccttttggTGGTAAAGATCCCGACAGCGACACTGCGTccaacatgatgatgatgtggtaCATGTGCGGCTTCCACACCGGCACCTTCATG GCTCAGCAGCGCTACAAGTCCAGCTGCAGCGACTGA
- the LOC128752407 gene encoding survival motor neuron protein-like isoform X8 → MSVATMDNVYRGNIKESFEPAEVDPTAPLIEPLKVLEIAQDAGRSDYSAVEKNDKGLEVQEDALSPSATASTSVHVREWKAGSPCRAVFSEDGLVYPAVVMWVEGQRCRVRYDVYNNEEEVDIGSLLQPDELPGSNRAVKGPIFRSTDWRRKRREENQSGGGERSSPVEPLTFTPPPPFGGKDPDSDTASNMMMMWYMCGFHTGTFMAQQRYKSSCSD, encoded by the exons ATGAGTGTGGCGACTATGGATAACGTCTATAGAGGAAATATTAAG GAGTCTTTCGAACCCGCCGAGGTGGATCCTACTGCACCCCTGATAGAGCCCCTAAAGGTCCTGGAAATAGCTCAG GATGCTGGGAGGTCTGATTATTCAGCTGTGGAGAAGAATGACAAAGGTTTGGAGGTGCAGGAAGACGCACTCAGTCCTTCTGCGACTGCGTCCACCAGTGTCCACGTACGG GAGTGGAAAGCCGGGTCTCCGTGCCGGGCTGTGTTCTCCGAGGACGGACTGGTGTACCCGGCTGTGGTAATGTGGGTCGAGGGTCAGCGCTGCCGCGTTCGCTATGACGTCTACAACAACGAGGAAGAGGTGGACATCGGAAGTCTGCTACAACCTGATGAGCTGCCTGGATCCAACAGAGCAGTCAAG GGCCCCATCTTCAGGTCCACGGACTGGAGGAGGAAACGCCGAGAGGAGAACCAGAGTGGAGGAGGCGAGCGCTCCTCCCCTGTG GAGCCTCTGaccttcactcctcctcctccttttggTGGTAAAGATCCCGACAGCGACACTGCGTccaacatgatgatgatgtggtaCATGTGCGGCTTCCACACCGGCACCTTCATG GCTCAGCAGCGCTACAAGTCCAGCTGCAGCGACTGA
- the LOC128752407 gene encoding survival motor neuron protein-like isoform X7, with the protein MSVATMDNVYRGNIKESFEPAEVDPTAPLIEPLKVLEIAQDAGRSDYSAVEKNDKGLEVQEDALSPSATASTSVHVREWKAGSPCRAVFSEDGLVYPAVVMWVEGQRCRVRYDVYNNEEEVDIGSLLQPDELPGSNRAVKPASQGPIFRSTDWRRKRREENQSGGGERSSPVEPLTFTPPPPFGGKDPDSDTASNMMMMWYMCGFHTGTFMAQQRYKSSCSD; encoded by the exons ATGAGTGTGGCGACTATGGATAACGTCTATAGAGGAAATATTAAG GAGTCTTTCGAACCCGCCGAGGTGGATCCTACTGCACCCCTGATAGAGCCCCTAAAGGTCCTGGAAATAGCTCAG GATGCTGGGAGGTCTGATTATTCAGCTGTGGAGAAGAATGACAAAGGTTTGGAGGTGCAGGAAGACGCACTCAGTCCTTCTGCGACTGCGTCCACCAGTGTCCACGTACGG GAGTGGAAAGCCGGGTCTCCGTGCCGGGCTGTGTTCTCCGAGGACGGACTGGTGTACCCGGCTGTGGTAATGTGGGTCGAGGGTCAGCGCTGCCGCGTTCGCTATGACGTCTACAACAACGAGGAAGAGGTGGACATCGGAAGTCTGCTACAACCTGATGAGCTGCCTGGATCCAACAGAGCAGTCAAG CCTGCCTCACAGGGCCCCATCTTCAGGTCCACGGACTGGAGGAGGAAACGCCGAGAGGAGAACCAGAGTGGAGGAGGCGAGCGCTCCTCCCCTGTG GAGCCTCTGaccttcactcctcctcctccttttggTGGTAAAGATCCCGACAGCGACACTGCGTccaacatgatgatgatgtggtaCATGTGCGGCTTCCACACCGGCACCTTCATG GCTCAGCAGCGCTACAAGTCCAGCTGCAGCGACTGA